In Streptomyces capitiformicae, one genomic interval encodes:
- a CDS encoding copper resistance CopC/CopD family protein, translated as MTRTGGYGRVGAGRRGVQRLVLLGSVLVLFLLGGAGTASAHAALTGSDPTDGSVLDSAPRDVTLTFTESVSLLDDSIRVIDPENRAVETGKPGRSGDRSDTARVTLPTGLDDGTYTIAWRVVSADSHPISGALIFSVGEPTATSANLPTGLTEDPLTSSLYDITRYFAYGALALLIGVTVFTTAVLGRANETLRKLLLAGWLALLLASAALLLLRGPYERGSGVGAALDPSVLSDTATTRPGLALLARLALLAAVGVFLVRVRGREGTWGRGTLIGGVLLSLGLAGTWAAAEHASAGIQVPVAMTSSVLHLLAMAAWLGGLTALLTVLYRAPESLSAAVVTRFSRLAFASVVVLVVTGVYQSWRGLGSWAAFSTTAYGQILVAKLGAVVLLLVAAWFSRRWTGRLAAGAAEDEGEGEVAESSEAVAERVPQPVGAVALLKDEGGADRGAGGDSVAAADGPDEGTPAFSADGPDEGTPASLAPQDDSSSDGHRQALRRSVLAEFTIAVVILVITTALTGTLPGRAVAESAKKPGGAAAPGEITASSTTVPFDVGTPNGHGKVQIDLGPGRVGKNSVQAVVFGPDDGIATVPELRLTFTLRAQKVGPIDAKLENRGGYWATDTLQLPLPGTWTMNLTVRTTDIDQVTVKKSVRVG; from the coding sequence GTGACGCGGACCGGGGGGTACGGCCGTGTCGGCGCCGGACGCCGAGGGGTTCAGCGCCTGGTGCTGCTGGGCAGCGTGCTGGTCCTGTTCCTCCTCGGCGGGGCGGGGACCGCGTCCGCGCACGCGGCGCTCACGGGCAGCGACCCCACCGACGGAAGCGTCCTCGACTCCGCTCCCCGGGACGTCACCCTCACCTTCACCGAGTCGGTAAGCCTCCTCGACGACTCCATCCGCGTCATCGACCCGGAGAACCGCGCGGTCGAGACGGGGAAGCCGGGGCGCTCGGGCGACCGTTCCGACACGGCCCGGGTCACCCTCCCGACGGGCCTCGACGACGGCACGTACACGATCGCCTGGCGAGTCGTCTCGGCCGACAGCCACCCCATCTCCGGCGCGCTGATCTTCTCCGTCGGCGAACCCACGGCGACCTCCGCCAACCTCCCCACCGGCCTCACCGAGGACCCGCTCACCTCCTCCCTCTACGACATCACCCGCTACTTCGCGTACGGCGCCCTCGCCCTGCTCATCGGCGTGACCGTCTTCACGACGGCCGTACTCGGCCGGGCGAACGAGACGCTGCGCAAGCTGCTCCTGGCGGGCTGGCTGGCGCTGCTGCTGGCCTCGGCGGCCCTGCTGCTGCTCCGCGGCCCGTACGAGCGGGGCAGCGGCGTCGGGGCCGCCCTCGACCCGTCCGTCCTGAGCGACACGGCGACGACCAGGCCGGGCCTCGCCCTGCTGGCGCGGCTGGCGCTGCTCGCGGCGGTCGGGGTCTTCCTCGTCCGCGTGCGGGGCCGGGAAGGGACGTGGGGGAGGGGCACGCTGATCGGCGGGGTCCTGCTCTCCCTCGGGCTGGCCGGCACCTGGGCGGCCGCCGAGCACGCGTCCGCCGGTATCCAGGTGCCGGTGGCGATGACCTCGTCCGTGCTGCACCTGCTCGCCATGGCCGCCTGGCTGGGCGGGCTGACCGCCCTGCTCACGGTGTTGTACCGGGCCCCCGAATCCCTGTCGGCGGCCGTGGTCACCCGCTTCTCCCGGCTCGCCTTCGCCTCGGTCGTCGTCCTGGTCGTCACCGGTGTCTACCAGTCCTGGCGCGGCCTCGGCTCCTGGGCCGCGTTCAGCACCACGGCGTACGGGCAGATCCTCGTCGCCAAGCTGGGCGCGGTCGTGCTGTTGCTGGTGGCGGCGTGGTTCTCGCGGCGGTGGACGGGGCGGTTGGCGGCCGGGGCGGCCGAGGACGAGGGTGAGGGTGAGGTTGCCGAGTCGTCGGAGGCGGTGGCGGAGCGGGTGCCTCAGCCGGTGGGGGCGGTGGCTCTGCTGAAGGACGAGGGCGGTGCCGATCGCGGTGCCGGTGGCGATTCGGTCGCCGCCGCGGACGGTCCCGACGAGGGAACCCCTGCCTTCTCCGCGGACGGTCCCGACGAGGGAACCCCTGCCTCCCTCGCCCCGCAGGACGACTCGTCCTCCGACGGCCACCGCCAGGCCCTCCGGCGTTCCGTGCTCGCGGAGTTCACCATCGCGGTCGTGATCCTCGTGATCACCACGGCGTTGACGGGCACCCTGCCGGGCCGGGCCGTGGCCGAGAGCGCGAAGAAGCCCGGGGGCGCGGCCGCGCCCGGCGAGATCACGGCGTCCTCGACCACGGTCCCCTTCGACGTCGGCACCCCGAACGGTCACGGCAAGGTCCAGATCGACCTCGGGCCGGGCCGCGTCGGCAAGAACTCCGTGCAGGCCGTGGTCTTCGGCCCCGACGACGGCATCGCGACCGTCCCCGAACTGCGCCTCACGTTCACCCTCCGGGCCCAGAAGGTCGGCCCGATCGACGCGAAGCTGGAGAACCGGGGCGGCTACTGGGCCACGGACACCCTCCAGCTCCCGCTGCCCGGCACCTGGACGATGAACCTCACGGTCCGTACGACGGACATCGACCAGGTCACGGTGAAGAAGTCGGTACGGGTCGGATAG
- a CDS encoding cupin domain-containing protein — protein sequence MTPEELISHYALEPIPREGGRFRQTWAGAKRGDGRPEGTAIVALLTTEPGDYSALHRLPDDEIWHFYLGDPLQMLLLHPDGSSRVVVLGTDVGGGQYVQYVVPAGTWMGARVLGGAGAWTLFGCTMAPGFTFEGYEHGDAGELATRYPERAALIAELGRE from the coding sequence ATGACTCCTGAAGAGCTCATCTCCCACTACGCCTTGGAGCCCATCCCGCGGGAGGGCGGTCGTTTCCGTCAGACGTGGGCGGGCGCGAAGCGGGGCGACGGGCGGCCCGAGGGGACCGCGATCGTCGCCCTGCTCACCACCGAGCCCGGCGACTACTCGGCGCTGCACCGGCTCCCCGACGACGAGATCTGGCACTTCTACCTCGGCGATCCCCTCCAGATGCTGCTCCTGCACCCCGACGGCTCGTCGCGGGTCGTCGTCCTCGGGACGGATGTGGGCGGCGGACAGTACGTGCAGTACGTCGTGCCCGCCGGGACCTGGATGGGGGCGCGGGTCCTGGGTGGCGCCGGGGCCTGGACGTTGTTCGGGTGCACAATGGCGCCCGGGTTCACCTTCGAGGGGTACGAGCACGGGGACGCCGGGGAGCTGGCCACGCGGTATCCGGAACGGGCCGCGCTCATCGCGGAGCTGGGAAGGGAGTGA
- a CDS encoding GNAT family N-acetyltransferase, which translates to MANETAIAPYGGRVAVHEEVIEGFGSVRILPLEPDADADVVHGWVREPRAEFWGMNGLTKEQVQEIYAHLATLDTHHAFLAVHEGEPGDIGVHVLLAPAGPGGGRPGPAWSASVLAAFTSYVLVGLDPRRVVVDPDVRNEKAIARFMRQGFERGPVVVLPENDLPDVYLPDVYLPEKRAQLAFLRRGSVRGR; encoded by the coding sequence ATGGCGAATGAGACGGCTATCGCGCCGTACGGCGGCCGCGTGGCCGTGCACGAGGAGGTGATCGAGGGCTTCGGGTCCGTGCGGATCCTGCCGTTGGAGCCGGACGCCGACGCCGATGTGGTGCACGGGTGGGTGAGGGAACCGCGTGCCGAGTTCTGGGGCATGAACGGGCTCACCAAGGAGCAGGTCCAGGAGATCTACGCCCATCTCGCCACCCTCGACACCCACCACGCCTTCCTCGCCGTACACGAGGGCGAGCCCGGCGACATCGGGGTGCATGTGCTGCTGGCGCCGGCCGGGCCGGGCGGCGGTCGGCCCGGCCCGGCGTGGTCGGCGTCGGTGCTGGCGGCCTTCACGTCGTACGTGCTGGTCGGGCTGGACCCGCGGCGGGTGGTCGTCGATCCGGACGTGCGGAACGAGAAGGCGATCGCACGGTTCATGCGGCAGGGCTTCGAGCGCGGGCCGGTCGTCGTGCTGCCGGAGAACGATCTGCCGGATGTGTATCTGCCGGATGTGTACCTGCCGGAGAAGCGGGCCCAGTTGGCGTTCCTGAGGAGAGGGAGCGTGCGCGGGCGGTAG
- a CDS encoding HhH-GPD-type base excision DNA repair protein, protein MNVTLHLAQDPEADELLGRSPLAALVGMLLDQQVPMEWAFKGPRTIAARLGSDDLDAHEIAAMDPEAFAALLSTKPAVHRYPGSMAKRIQQLCQYLVEHHDGDAGALWRDVTTGKDLLARLEALPGFGRQKAQIFLALLGKQLGVHPEGWREAAGAYGEPDSFRSVADIKGPESLAKVRAHKQEMKAAAKAKTSGA, encoded by the coding sequence ATGAACGTCACCCTTCACCTCGCCCAGGACCCCGAGGCGGACGAACTCCTCGGGCGCAGTCCGCTCGCCGCGCTGGTCGGCATGTTGCTGGACCAGCAGGTGCCGATGGAGTGGGCGTTCAAGGGCCCCCGGACCATCGCCGCCCGGCTCGGCTCCGACGACCTCGACGCCCACGAGATCGCCGCCATGGACCCGGAGGCCTTCGCCGCGCTCCTCTCGACCAAGCCGGCCGTCCACCGCTACCCCGGCTCCATGGCCAAGCGGATCCAGCAGCTGTGCCAGTACCTCGTCGAGCACCACGACGGGGACGCCGGCGCGCTCTGGCGTGACGTGACGACCGGAAAGGACCTCCTGGCCCGCCTGGAGGCCCTTCCCGGCTTCGGCCGCCAGAAGGCCCAGATCTTCCTCGCCCTCCTCGGCAAACAGCTCGGCGTCCACCCCGAGGGCTGGCGCGAGGCCGCGGGCGCCTACGGCGAACCCGACTCCTTCCGCTCCGTCGCCGACATCAAGGGCCCCGAGTCCCTGGCCAAGGTCCGCGCCCACAAGCAGGAGATGAAGGCGGCGGCGAAGGCGAAGACCTCCGGCGCGTAG
- a CDS encoding type II toxin-antitoxin system VapB family antitoxin: MIFKRIGNGRPYPDHGRESTRQWADVAPRPVRLDQLVTTKGQLDLETLLAEDSTFYGDLFAHVVKWQGDLYLEDGLHRAVRAALQQRQVLHARVLELD; this comes from the coding sequence GTGATCTTCAAGCGCATCGGAAACGGCCGGCCGTACCCCGACCACGGCCGGGAAAGCACCCGGCAGTGGGCGGACGTCGCGCCGCGCCCGGTCCGCCTCGATCAGCTCGTGACGACCAAGGGGCAGCTCGACCTGGAGACCCTCCTCGCCGAGGACTCCACCTTCTACGGCGACCTCTTCGCGCACGTGGTGAAGTGGCAGGGCGACCTGTACCTGGAGGACGGCCTCCACCGCGCCGTACGCGCCGCCCTCCAGCAACGCCAGGTACTCCACGCCCGCGTCCTGGAACTGGACTAG
- a CDS encoding LytR C-terminal domain-containing protein, with the protein MGGQYRITGDKYPRLRRPKRRRRLVLAVIASATALGLVGWGTLQLIDVFTGNDKATAAGPKSDCSAGVSPSPTAPKGSRGSKASEASDPSGKAFPEPGKITVNVLNATPRAGLAKDTADELKKRGFRIGNVGNATEEYDKKVKGAAILLGAKAAEKTALPVLNTQLVGAQLKTDGRAKATEVDLIIGTGFKSLSKQKDADKALADLTSPEPTPTATKAC; encoded by the coding sequence ATGGGCGGCCAGTACCGGATCACGGGGGACAAGTACCCGCGGCTGCGCCGACCGAAGAGGCGCCGCAGGCTCGTGCTCGCGGTCATCGCCTCCGCGACCGCGCTGGGCCTTGTCGGCTGGGGAACACTGCAGCTCATCGACGTGTTCACCGGCAACGACAAGGCGACCGCGGCCGGCCCCAAGTCCGACTGCTCGGCCGGAGTGAGCCCCTCGCCCACGGCGCCCAAGGGCTCCAGGGGATCCAAGGCGTCCGAGGCATCCGATCCGTCCGGGAAGGCCTTCCCCGAGCCCGGAAAGATCACCGTCAACGTCCTCAACGCCACGCCCCGCGCAGGCCTCGCCAAGGACACCGCCGACGAGCTGAAGAAGCGCGGCTTCCGGATCGGCAACGTGGGCAACGCGACCGAGGAGTACGACAAGAAGGTCAAGGGGGCAGCGATACTGCTCGGCGCGAAGGCCGCCGAGAAGACGGCCCTGCCCGTCCTCAACACCCAGCTCGTCGGCGCCCAGCTGAAGACCGACGGGCGCGCGAAGGCCACCGAGGTCGACCTCATCATCGGAACCGGCTTCAAGTCCCTCAGCAAGCAGAAGGACGCCGACAAGGCCCTCGCCGACCTGACCAGTCCCGAGCCGACGCCCACCGCCACGAAGGCCTGCTGA
- the upp gene encoding uracil phosphoribosyltransferase, with amino-acid sequence MRLHVVDHPLVAHKLTTLRDQRTDSPTFRRLADELVTLLAYEATRDVRTEQVDIKTPVAPTTGVKLSHPRPLVVPILRAGLGMLDGMVRLLPTAEVGFLGMIRNEETLQASTYATRMPEDLSGRQVYVLDPMLATGGTLVAAIRELIARGADDVTAVVLLAAPEGVEVMERELAGTPVTVVTAAVDERLNEHGYIVPGLGDAGDRLYGAAE; translated from the coding sequence ATGCGTCTCCACGTCGTCGACCACCCCCTGGTCGCCCACAAGCTCACCACGCTGCGCGACCAGCGCACCGACTCCCCGACCTTCCGCCGTCTCGCCGACGAGCTGGTCACCCTGCTCGCCTACGAGGCCACGCGTGACGTGCGCACCGAGCAGGTCGACATCAAGACGCCGGTCGCCCCCACCACCGGCGTCAAGCTCTCCCACCCGCGCCCGTTGGTCGTGCCGATCCTGCGGGCGGGCCTCGGCATGCTCGACGGCATGGTCCGGCTGCTGCCGACGGCCGAGGTGGGCTTCCTGGGCATGATCCGCAACGAGGAGACGCTCCAGGCCTCCACGTACGCCACGCGGATGCCGGAGGACCTCTCCGGGCGTCAGGTGTACGTCCTCGACCCCATGCTCGCCACCGGTGGCACCCTCGTCGCCGCGATCCGTGAGCTGATCGCGCGCGGCGCGGACGACGTGACCGCCGTGGTGCTCCTCGCCGCCCCCGAGGGCGTCGAGGTCATGGAGCGCGAGCTGGCGGGCACCCCGGTGACGGTCGTCACCGCCGCGGTTGACGAGCGCCTGAACGAGCACGGCTACATCGTGCCGGGTCTGGGGGACGCGGGGGACCGTCTGTACGGGGCTGCCGAGTAA